From Pseudomonas sp. StFLB209, a single genomic window includes:
- a CDS encoding HutD/Ves family protein, whose amino-acid sequence MPCTTLLHAKDYPSAAWKNGGGTTMEIARDAGQALDDFGWRLSLADVQGSGDFSVFAGYQRIITVLQGAGMSLTIDGQPSRPLKVSDPLAFSGDSQVSSTLLDGPIRDFNLIYHPQRYNARLHWLDVIQPQRLFSSASVVLLFSAAQQVAISINDGLWEILGQHDCLRADNRGGLLEIELQAPGPSRCCLIELSAIGAQ is encoded by the coding sequence ATGCCCTGTACCACCCTGCTCCACGCCAAGGATTACCCCAGCGCCGCCTGGAAGAATGGCGGCGGTACAACGATGGAAATCGCCCGCGACGCCGGGCAGGCACTCGATGACTTTGGCTGGCGCCTGTCGCTGGCCGATGTGCAAGGCAGTGGCGATTTTTCTGTTTTTGCTGGCTATCAACGGATCATCACCGTGCTGCAAGGCGCCGGCATGAGCCTGACCATCGACGGCCAACCCAGCCGCCCGCTGAAAGTCTCCGACCCGCTGGCCTTCAGCGGTGACAGCCAGGTCAGCAGCACCTTGCTGGACGGTCCGATTCGCGACTTCAACCTGATCTACCACCCGCAACGCTACAACGCCCGCCTGCACTGGCTGGACGTCATCCAGCCGCAACGGCTGTTCAGCTCAGCCAGCGTGGTGTTGCTGTTCAGTGCCGCGCAACAAGTCGCCATCAGCATCAATGACGGGCTCTGGGAAATTCTCGGCCAGCATGACTGCCTGCGCGCCGACAACCGCGGCGGCTTGCTGGAAATCGAACTGCAGGCGCCCGGCCCAAGCCGCTGCTGCCTGATCGAGCTGTCTGCTATCGGCGCGCAATAA
- a CDS encoding DUF3392 domain-containing protein: MDLVLDLLATVSRWSRSNLSEIALALVGCLLVLFGADIKGWVEQRVGSMSSAIRVPLIALACTIGSGAALIYATPWVVKGLSQFNNYSLAPVLLVVLVLIGVIADRK; encoded by the coding sequence ATGGACCTCGTACTCGATCTGCTCGCCACTGTTTCGCGCTGGAGCCGCAGCAATCTTTCGGAAATCGCCCTGGCCTTGGTGGGCTGCCTGCTGGTGCTGTTCGGTGCAGATATCAAAGGCTGGGTCGAGCAACGGGTCGGCAGCATGAGCAGCGCCATTCGTGTGCCATTGATCGCCCTGGCCTGCACCATCGGCAGCGGTGCGGCGCTGATCTACGCCACCCCCTGGGTGGTCAAGGGACTCAGCCAGTTCAATAACTACAGCCTGGCGCCGGTGCTGCTGGTGGTGCTGGTGCTGATCGGGGTGATTGCCGATCGCAAGTGA
- the hemW gene encoding radical SAM family heme chaperone HemW, which translates to MTDSDVQPLHPGAGGFSSAAPRNALPELPPLSLYIHIPWCVRKCPYCDFNSHASTPVLPEQEYVDALLADLDLELPNVHGRELRSIFFGGGTPSLFSAEALGRLLVGVEQRIRFASDIEITLEANPGTFEQAKFSAYRKLGINRLSIGIQSFQPDKLEALGRIHNGDEAIRAADMARQAGFDNFNLDLMHGLPDQSLDEALADLRQAIALQPTHLSWYQLTLEPNTVFWNQPPLLPEDDILWDIQEAGQQLLAEHGYAQYEVSAYAQPGKEARHNLNYWSFGDFIGIGAGAHGKLSHPDGRIERTWKTRLPKDYLNPAKPFQAGSKLLPLDELPFEFLMNALRLTNGVDAALFRERTGLSPDSLALGREQAEQRGLLQADPQRLAATPKGQLFLNDLLQYFLI; encoded by the coding sequence ATGACTGATTCAGACGTACAACCGCTGCACCCCGGTGCCGGCGGTTTCTCTTCGGCAGCCCCGCGCAACGCCTTGCCCGAACTGCCGCCGCTGTCGCTGTACATCCATATCCCGTGGTGCGTGCGTAAATGCCCGTACTGCGACTTCAACTCCCACGCCTCAACCCCGGTGCTGCCGGAGCAGGAATACGTCGACGCCTTGCTGGCCGACCTGGACCTGGAATTACCCAACGTGCATGGCCGCGAATTGCGCTCGATCTTCTTTGGCGGGGGCACCCCCAGCCTGTTCAGCGCTGAAGCATTGGGCCGCCTGCTGGTGGGTGTCGAGCAACGCATCCGCTTCGCCAGCGACATCGAAATCACCCTGGAGGCCAACCCCGGGACTTTCGAGCAAGCCAAATTCAGTGCCTACCGCAAGCTGGGCATCAACCGCCTGTCGATCGGCATTCAGAGCTTCCAGCCCGACAAGCTCGAAGCGCTGGGGCGCATTCATAACGGTGATGAGGCGATTCGCGCCGCCGACATGGCGCGCCAGGCCGGCTTCGACAACTTCAATCTCGACCTGATGCACGGCTTGCCGGACCAGAGCCTGGACGAAGCGCTGGCCGATCTGCGTCAGGCCATCGCCCTGCAGCCCACCCACCTGTCGTGGTATCAGCTGACCCTGGAGCCCAACACGGTGTTCTGGAACCAGCCGCCGTTGCTGCCCGAAGACGATATCCTCTGGGATATTCAGGAAGCTGGCCAGCAATTGCTGGCTGAACATGGCTACGCACAGTACGAAGTCTCGGCCTATGCCCAGCCCGGCAAAGAGGCGCGCCACAACCTCAACTACTGGAGCTTCGGTGACTTCATCGGCATCGGCGCCGGCGCCCACGGCAAGCTCAGCCACCCGGACGGACGCATTGAGCGCACCTGGAAGACCCGCCTGCCCAAGGATTACCTCAACCCGGCCAAGCCGTTTCAGGCCGGCAGCAAGCTGCTGCCGCTCGATGAGCTGCCCTTTGAATTCCTGATGAACGCCTTGCGCCTGACAAATGGCGTGGACGCTGCATTATTTCGCGAAAGAACCGGTCTAAGCCCCGATTCACTGGCCCTTGGCCGTGAGCAGGCCGAACAACGCGGCCTGTTGCAGGCCGACCCGCAGCGTCTGGCGGCCACGCCCAAGGGCCAGTTGTTCCTCAACGACCTGTTGCAATACTTTCTGATCTAA
- the rdgB gene encoding RdgB/HAM1 family non-canonical purine NTP pyrophosphatase produces MMNFTQLVLASHNGGKLKELQAMLGGSVQLRSIGEFSTVEPDETGLSFVENAILKARNAARISGLPALADDSGLAVDFLGGAPGIYSARYADGQGDAANNAKLLDALKDVPDEQRGAQFVCVLALVRHADDPLPILCEGLWHGRILHAASGEHGFGYDPLFWVPERNCSSADLAPADKNQLSHRARAMVLLRERLGL; encoded by the coding sequence ATGATGAATTTCACCCAACTGGTACTGGCCAGCCACAACGGCGGCAAACTCAAAGAGCTGCAAGCCATGCTTGGCGGCAGCGTGCAACTGCGCTCGATCGGCGAATTCAGCACGGTCGAGCCGGATGAAACCGGCTTGTCGTTCGTCGAGAACGCGATCCTCAAGGCGCGTAACGCGGCGCGGATTTCCGGCCTGCCAGCCTTGGCTGACGATTCCGGCCTGGCGGTGGATTTTCTCGGTGGCGCACCGGGCATCTACTCGGCGCGCTATGCCGACGGCCAGGGTGATGCGGCAAACAACGCCAAATTGCTCGACGCCCTGAAAGACGTCCCCGATGAGCAACGCGGCGCGCAGTTTGTCTGCGTTCTGGCGCTGGTACGGCACGCCGACGACCCGCTGCCGATTCTCTGCGAAGGCTTGTGGCACGGGCGCATCCTGCATGCCGCCAGCGGCGAACACGGCTTCGGCTATGACCCGCTGTTCTGGGTGCCGGAGCGCAACTGCTCCAGCGCTGACCTGGCACCGGCCGACAAGAACCAGCTCAGCCACCGGGCCCGTGCCATGGTGTTGCTGCGCGAGCGTCTGGGCCTGTAA
- a CDS encoding DUF4426 domain-containing protein, with translation MNRLLKHLTCLLFSAMALPALAAERIDADRQQRFGDVTVHYSTFSSTFLQPQLARQLQLIRSKQQGVINLTVLKQGQPQAAQVSGSLKSLTGDSLPLNFRVIRETGAIYYVAQYPVPQQQTRIFDLKVETGGVTHRFSFNQELFPDP, from the coding sequence ATGAACAGGTTGTTGAAACATCTGACCTGCCTGTTGTTCAGCGCCATGGCCCTGCCGGCCCTGGCGGCAGAGCGTATCGACGCTGACCGCCAGCAACGTTTTGGCGATGTGACGGTGCACTACTCGACGTTCAGCTCGACCTTCCTGCAACCGCAGCTCGCCCGGCAACTGCAACTGATCCGCAGCAAGCAGCAGGGCGTGATCAACCTGACGGTGCTCAAACAGGGCCAGCCGCAGGCGGCCCAGGTCAGCGGCAGCCTCAAGTCACTGACCGGCGACAGCCTACCGCTCAACTTCCGGGTGATCCGTGAAACCGGCGCGATCTACTACGTGGCGCAGTATCCTGTGCCGCAACAGCAAACCCGAATCTTCGACCTCAAGGTGGAAACCGGCGGCGTGACCCACCGCTTCAGTTTCAACCAGGAACTCTTTCCGGACCCATGA
- the metW gene encoding methionine biosynthesis protein MetW has translation MRADLEIIQEWIPAGSRVLDLGCGDGELLAWLRDHKQVTGYGLEKDPDNIAQCMLNGINVIEQDLDKGLGNFASNSFDVVVMTQALQAVHYPDKILDEMLRVGRQCIITFPNFGHWRCRWYLARNGRMPVSDFMPYTWYNTPNIHFCTFKDFEALCRERDARVLDRMAVDNQHRHGWASKLWPNLLGEVGIYRVRSPGLSEHQLAV, from the coding sequence ATGAGAGCCGATCTGGAGATCATCCAGGAGTGGATTCCCGCTGGCAGCCGCGTGCTCGACCTGGGCTGCGGCGACGGCGAGTTGCTGGCCTGGCTGCGCGACCATAAGCAGGTCACCGGCTACGGCCTGGAAAAAGACCCCGACAACATTGCCCAGTGCATGCTCAACGGCATCAATGTCATCGAGCAGGATCTGGACAAGGGGCTGGGCAACTTCGCCAGTAACAGTTTCGACGTGGTGGTCATGACCCAGGCGTTGCAGGCCGTGCATTACCCGGACAAGATCCTCGACGAAATGCTGCGCGTGGGCCGCCAGTGCATCATCACCTTCCCCAACTTCGGCCACTGGCGCTGTCGTTGGTACCTGGCCCGCAACGGCCGCATGCCGGTGTCGGACTTCATGCCCTACACCTGGTACAACACGCCGAACATCCACTTCTGTACCTTCAAGGACTTCGAGGCGCTGTGCCGTGAGCGTGACGCACGGGTGCTCGATCGCATGGCGGTGGATAACCAGCACCGCCACGGGTGGGCGAGCAAACTGTGGCCTAATCTGTTGGGTGAGGTTGGAATCTACCGGGTCCGCAGCCCGGGCCTGAGCGAGCATCAGCTCGCGGTCTGA
- the metX gene encoding homoserine O-succinyltransferase MetX, whose translation MPTVFPPDSVGLVTPQLAHFDEPLALACGRTLPAYDLIYETYGQLNAAGSNAVLICHALSGHHHAAGYHSSEDRKPGWWDSCIGPGKPIDTNRFFVVSLNNLGGCNGSTGPSSLDPETGSPFGANFPVVTVEDWVNSQARLADRLGISQWAAVVGGSLGGMQALQWTISYPERVRHCLAIASAPKLSAQNIAFNEVARQAILTDPEFHEGAFQSHGVIPKRGLMLARMVGHITYLSDDSMGEKFGRGLKNEKLNYDFHNVEFQVESYLRYQGEEFSGRFDANTYLLMTKALDYFDPAAQHNDDLAKTFATATAKFCVMSFTTDWRFSPARSRELVDALMAARKDVSYLEIDAPQGHDAFLIPNPRYVQAFGNYMNRIAL comes from the coding sequence ATGCCCACGGTCTTTCCCCCCGATTCTGTTGGTCTGGTCACACCGCAACTGGCGCACTTTGATGAACCGCTGGCCCTGGCCTGCGGTCGTACCCTGCCAGCCTATGACCTGATTTACGAAACCTACGGTCAGTTGAACGCTGCGGGCAGCAACGCGGTGCTGATCTGTCACGCCCTGTCGGGCCATCACCACGCCGCCGGTTACCACAGCAGCGAAGACCGCAAACCGGGCTGGTGGGACAGCTGCATCGGCCCCGGCAAGCCGATTGATACCAACCGCTTCTTCGTGGTCAGCCTCAATAACCTCGGTGGCTGCAACGGCTCCACCGGGCCGAGCAGCCTCGACCCGGAGACCGGCAGCCCGTTCGGCGCCAACTTCCCGGTGGTCACCGTCGAGGACTGGGTCAACAGCCAGGCACGTCTGGCAGACCGCCTGGGCATCAGCCAATGGGCTGCGGTAGTCGGTGGCAGTCTGGGTGGCATGCAGGCGCTGCAATGGACCATCAGCTACCCCGAGCGCGTACGCCACTGCCTGGCAATTGCCTCGGCGCCCAAACTGTCAGCACAGAACATCGCCTTCAACGAAGTGGCGCGCCAGGCGATTCTCACTGACCCGGAATTCCACGAAGGCGCTTTCCAGAGCCATGGCGTGATTCCCAAGCGCGGCCTGATGCTGGCGCGGATGGTCGGCCATATCACCTACCTGTCCGACGATTCGATGGGCGAGAAATTCGGCCGCGGCCTGAAAAACGAAAAGCTCAACTACGACTTCCACAACGTGGAGTTTCAGGTCGAGAGCTACCTGCGTTATCAGGGTGAGGAGTTTTCCGGGCGCTTCGACGCCAATACTTACCTGCTGATGACCAAGGCGCTGGACTATTTCGATCCGGCCGCGCAGCACAACGATGACCTGGCAAAAACTTTCGCCACGGCCACCGCGAAATTCTGCGTGATGTCCTTCACCACCGACTGGCGCTTCTCGCCGGCCCGCTCGCGGGAACTGGTGGATGCGCTGATGGCGGCGCGCAAGGACGTCAGCTACCTGGAAATCGACGCGCCGCAGGGCCACGACGCCTTCCTGATCCCGAACCCGCGCTATGTGCAGGCTTTCGGCAACTACATGAATCGTATTGCGCTGTGA
- a CDS encoding YggT family protein, which translates to MIGLNTAAIFILQTLGSLYLLVILLRFVLQLVRADFYNPLSQFAVKATQPLLRPLRRIIPSLFGLDMSSLVLAIIVQMVLMALTLLLAEGTTGPFLSLLVWAIIGVTGLFLNIFFYALIISVILSWVAPGSHNPGAELVNQICEPVLAPFRRLLPNLGGLDISPILAFMVIKLLDMLVINNLAAMTGMPQVLRMLM; encoded by the coding sequence ATGATCGGATTGAACACCGCTGCAATTTTCATCCTGCAAACCCTTGGCAGCCTTTACCTGCTGGTGATCCTGTTGCGCTTCGTGCTGCAACTGGTGCGTGCCGACTTCTACAACCCGCTGAGCCAGTTTGCGGTCAAGGCCACCCAGCCGCTGCTGCGCCCGCTGCGCCGGATCATCCCGAGCCTGTTCGGCCTGGACATGTCGTCGCTGGTGCTGGCGATCATCGTGCAGATGGTGCTCATGGCCCTGACCCTGCTGCTCGCCGAAGGCACCACCGGCCCGTTCCTGTCGCTGCTGGTGTGGGCAATCATCGGTGTCACCGGATTGTTCCTGAACATTTTCTTCTATGCGCTGATCATCAGCGTGATCCTGTCCTGGGTCGCGCCGGGCAGCCACAACCCTGGCGCCGAACTGGTCAACCAGATCTGCGAGCCGGTGCTGGCGCCGTTTCGTCGCCTGCTGCCAAACCTGGGCGGCCTGGATATCTCGCCGATCCTGGCGTTCATGGTCATCAAGCTGCTGGACATGCTGGTGATCAACAACCTGGCGGCGATGACCGGCATGCCGCAAGTACTGCGCATGCTGATGTAA